In Prunus dulcis chromosome 1, ALMONDv2, whole genome shotgun sequence, the following are encoded in one genomic region:
- the LOC117634184 gene encoding sugar transport protein MST4-like: MAGGGFGAASGGGDFEAKITPLVIMSCIMAASGGLMFGYDVGISGGVTSMPSFLKQFFPVVYKKTQETGLDSNYCKYDNQGLQLFTSSLYLAALISTFFASYTTRSLGRKLTMFIAGVFFVVGTVFNAAAVNLAMLIIGRILLGCGVGFANQAVPLFLSEIAPTRIRGALNILFQLNITIGILFANLINYGTAKIEGGYGWRVSLGLAGIPAGMLTIGSLIVVDTPNSLIERGKLEEGKAVLKRIRGVDNVDPEFLEIVEASRVAKEVKHPFRNLLKRRNRPQLVIAIWMQIFQQFTGINAVMFYAPVLFQTLGFKSDASLYSAVITGAVNVLSTVVSIYFVDRAGRRVLLLEAGVQMFLSQLVVAIIMGLKVKDHSNNLGHGLAIIVVLMVCSFVSSFAWSWGPLGWLIPSETFPLEARSAGQSVAVCTNMLFTFIIAQAFLSMLCNMKFGIFLFFTFWVFVMTIFVVVLIPETKGVPIEEMTERVWKQHWFWKRFMDDVEDDPKGKLHA; the protein is encoded by the exons ATGGCAGGAGGTGGCTTTGGGGCCGCATCGGGAGGCGGAGACTTTGAAGCAAAGATCACGCCTCTAGTGATCATGTCTTGCATAATGGCCGCTAGCGGAGGCCTCATGTTCGGTTATGATGTTGGTATTTCAG GGGGTGTTACATCCATGCCTTCTTTCCTGAAACAATTCTTCCCGGTTGTTTATAAGAAGACTCAAGAGACTGGACTTGATAGCAACTACTGCAAATACGACAATCAAGGCTTGCAGTTGTTCACATCTTCCTTGTACCTCGCTGCTTTAATTTCAACCTTCTTTGCGTCGTACACAACCCGATCCCTGGGGCGAAAGCTCACCATGTTCATTGCTGGGGTTTTCTTTGTAGTCGGAACAGTTTTTAATGCTGCAGCTGTTAACCTTGCCATGCTTATCATTGGGAGGATCTTGCTTGGTTGTGGAGTTGGTTTTGCTAACCAG GCAGTGCCGCTTTTTCTTTCGGAGATTGCACCCACAAGAATTCGCGGGGCACTTAACATACTCTTCCAGCTAAATATCACCATTGGCATTCTTTTCGCAAATCTTATTAATTATGGAACTGCCAA AATTGAAGGGGGATATGGATGGAGAGTGTCACTAGGTTTGGCTGGCATTCCAGCAGGTATGCTGACTATTGGGTCTCTCATTGTGGTAGACACACCTAACAGTTTGATCGAACGAGGTAAGTTGGAGGAAGGAAAAGCAGTTCTTAAAAGGATTAGGGGTGTTGACAATGTGGATCCAGAATTCTTAGAGATTGTGGAGGCAAGTCGTGTGGCAAAAGAAGTGAAGCATCCTTTCAGAAACCTCCTTAAGCGTAGGAACAGGCCTCAATTGGTCATTGCAATTTGGATGCAG ATTTTCCAGCAATTCACTGGCATTAACGCAGTCATGTTCTACGCTCCAGTTTTGTTCCAGACCTTGGGATTTAAGAGTGATGCTTCCCTCTACTCAGCTGTTATCACAGGAGCTGTCAATGTCCTCTCAACCGTTGTATCAATATACTTTGTTGACAGAGCTGGTCGGCGCGTGCTATTGTTAGAAGCCGGTGTCCAAATGTTCCTTTCTCAATTGGTGGTTGCAATAATAATGGGACTCAAAGTGAAGGATCACTCTAACAACCTTGGCCATGGCTTGGCAATTATTGTGGTGCTTATGGTTTGCAGTTTTGTTTCATCCTTCGCGTGGTCTTGGGGACCTCTCGGGTGGTTGATCCCTAGCGAAACATTCCCATTAGAGGCCCGCTCAGCAGGCCAGAGTGTGGCTGTCTGTACCAACATGCTCTTCACCTTTATCATAGCACAGGCCTTCCTCTCAATGCTTTGCAACATGAAGTTTGgcattttcctcttcttcacaTTTTGGGTCTTTGTCATGACAATTTTCGTTGTGGTCTTAATTCCTGAGACCAAGGGTGTCCCTATTGAAGAGATGACAGAAAGAGTTTGGAAGCAACACTGGTTCTGGAAGCGATTCATGGATGACGTAGAAGATGATCCTAAGGGCAAGTTGCATGCTTGA